In Solanum lycopersicum chromosome 3, SLM_r2.1, the genomic stretch ATTATGTAGATCAAGTCCAAATCATCCGCAAATTATGTAGATCAAGTCAAAATCATCCTAGGTCGAGAAATACGTTACAAACAACCTACGATTTATGGAGAAACATCATATGAGAAAAGAATTAAGGGATAAACGAAATTTCACCTGCaatcttgatgaataaaattatgtttcttcctattttttttggtgattttaatttatttctatcactttaaaatttattgcatACAAAGTCATCTCGAGGTCACTACACCATCCAAGTAAAAGAATaacttattttgatattaattattaatctcGAAATAAGTTATCTCAAATTAACAATattccctccgtttcaaaaaagatagcctagtttgacttggaacgttaagaaaaaaaaagaatttttaatcttgcgattctaaattaaaattatgtcaaatgtagAAACCGAggaaatattatttaatcataGGACTATTTGGTGTCACCTCATGACCCCTGATAGGAGTTACATATATTGATACATGCCTTTTTTCTTTGCATTTGATAAAATGCAGGTGCTTCTACCCCATAATTATTTTGTGTCTGTAGAaccaaacaaaaattttaatcattttgatCCTCAATTCCTAATCTCCAGTAAGTGAAGGAAGAGATGGCAGAGTATGTTCCTTTATCTCAAATGGAGGATTCAGAGAAGCAAAATTCTTCaattaaaagtagaaaaaaggGTGGATTAATTACCATTCcttttattataggtatatactgaactatttcaaatatttcttgTTTTGTGTTGTAATtaagttttaagttttatttttgaattgttaCAGCAAATGAAGCACTGGAGAGTGTGGCGAGCTATGGGCTTTTACCAAATATGACATTTTATCTGATGAGAGATTACAGGATGGACATTACTACAACTCAAAATCTTCTGTTTTTCTGGTCAGCTGCTACTAATTTTTTGCCTATTGTTGGAGCTGTTGTTGCTGATTCCTATTTAGGTCGATTCCTTACTATTGGCCTTGGTTCCATCTTCAGTTTCATGGTAATTCACTTATACCTTCTTATTTcatcttataaattaaaaattaacatttattttttgagattatctctatatttttgcataaaaataaattgatgaaagttttttgattttttcttcctATCATCTAAGCTATCTGAATGACGTAATACtcacttttaacttttaatgtAACTCAATTCGAAAAAGAGACTCGTAACAtcactaaaaaaaatgttaaaactcGACTAACTTTGTGGGGATGTCAACGATTCTTTAAAACAAAACTTACAAAATTTTGTCGGATATTTTTCATACACAAAATACAGAAATAAAATGTTCGTGAAAATTACTAAATTACAAATTAcaattgaaactaaaataaagaaataaaaatctttCTAGCTAAGGCACAAAATTACAaggtataataaataaatgaagaatcaGAATAAAGAACGAATGAAGGAGAAGTAATGGTCACCAATGGGAATAAGAAACTACCGCCCTACGTTACAAGTTACAACTAGGGGTGTCAAATGGGCGGATTGatttgaaattagaaatattaaaatgagttgaatagaaatcgggttgggtcttgaccaaCCCAAGTTTACTTTTGATTCAAATGGGTTGGACTCAAATGGGCTAAAAAATAGATTGGGTATTGACCCACCCAATTTGACCcgattaatttcaataacttaACATATTGTCGCTCAagaattttttgatgaaaagtaacaaattgatagataaatcctaaaagatgtttaataaataataattcatatcttTAATATAGATACATATCTTCATAACAAGTtttaaacaaattgaaattgaaaattgaattggCTCAATTGACAATTCTCTTCAAATTGATTAAGCTTGAATGTGTTGAGATTGAACCCAATCAAATTATCTTGAATCCACCCTTTAAATTCTGAATAAATTAAACAGGTTACTtatatttgaattcatttttgACAACCCTACTTACAACAATAAATGAGGGCTAACTCACGATCAATAGCCCACTAACGGTTAAAAAGAATAGCAACCAAGAAGAATGGAAATACGGCATCTTTGTACTCCATTATAagcaaattaatatataaaatactaatattaaaatgaaaaatcaacAATCTCCCActgattttaatattaattaagataGTTTATCAGTTGTAGAAATATTACGCATAATAAAGGTGTGCTTTTTATACTCTTCCGATAttattaagtttttaaaaataaactcaaatttTATTAGAAACGATCTATTCTCATacttacataaataaaatttatcgaAAAAGCTTATGTAACTTTAACACTCCATCCAAATGAGCTACAAATTTTCATTAACagttttataagtatttttatgGGATTTAATATTATGGAACCGCTTGTCTACTTTAAATATGCGTTAGTTTTGTCCTTTATGATGACAATCTTTATTGAtcttttttttacttcattagAAGTGTTCTTTTTAAGAACTTTTctaattgaattataatatatttctgAAGAAAATgctaatttcattttataatcCACCTGTTTtaacttgttcaattttaattttttactttttatttttgataagtcaaaaaaaaaatattcttttttctattatattcacaatttatttagagagttaatatttttagaaagaTTAAAACCTTTTCAATGAGTAAATTAACTTTGAAATTCGATcaattaataagggtaaaatgataaatttattatgtcaatttttttttttaatagatgtGTCAAGTTAAAATTGAACAAGCAAATAAACAGAGCGTATACTAATTTAGAATTTCGTAATCGTGATTTGtgacaaatattataatcatcagCATGCGTTATTACTGTCAGAGGATCCAATGGTGGTTAAGTTATGAAAAATAGTACTGTCCTTATTACCCTAATTGCTGctacaaatatttatttctaaGATAACTAATTAAACCACCACTTTTTAAATTAGTAAAGGGAACATTTGAGCAATGATAAAGTTAGCTTTGTCTGAGTGATCTGTATGATTTATAGGTCAGTGTAAAATCAACCACGGAAGCTTGGCCGATGGTGGTAAATATTTGTTAGTAATTCCAGTGTGTTTTTGCAAGTGTTCACTAGGAAAATAGGTTCAGTTGGACGTGTTAACTATACAGTATATGTGACTATTCCCATAAGACGAGAGGAACTTACCTAATTTTAACACTTGAATGCCCTGTTGTTACAGGGAACTGTAGTGTTGTGGTTAACAGCAATGATTCCGAAAGCAAGACCTCCGCCTTGCAATCAATCAGGACAGGCTTGTAAATCTACAACGACATCACAATACATGCTCTTGGTTTTCTCATTTCTGCTCATGTCAATTGGTGCTGGAGGTATAAGATCGTCTTCTTTAGCATTTGGTGCTAACCAGTTAGACAAGGGAGATAATAATCCCAACAAGTATAAGATGATGGAGAGCTTCTTTACCTGGTATTATACTTTATGCGTAGCTTCTGTTTTGATTGCCCTGACGGGCATCGTTTACCTACAAGACAGACTGGGGTGGAAAGTAGGTTTTGGAGTTCCTGCCATCCTCATGTTCTTATCCGCTCTGTCTTTCTACCTTGCATCTCCATTTTATATCAAGCCAAAGGTTCGCTCAAATGTGTTTGCCAGCTTTATACAAGTAATTGTCGTTGCCTGCAAGAATAGGAAACTACATTACCCCAATCAGAACTCTGATTATCATCACAAGAATGGTTCAGGACCTCAAGTGCCAACGGAGAAATTGAGATTCTTAAACAAAGCTTGCATCATTAAAAGACCTGAAGATGTTAAGCCAAATGGAGTTGCAGCCAATCCATGGAACCTTTGCACAGTGGAGCAAGTTGAGGAGCTAAAAGCCCTCATTAGAGTCTTGCCATTGTGGTCAACGGGGATCATGATATCAATAAACATGAGCCAAAGTTCATTCCCTTTATTACAAGCTCAATCCATGGATAGACATCTAACTAAAGGGTTCGAAATTCCAGCAGGATCATTTGGGATGTTTATGATGATTGCGTTAACAATTTGGGTTTTTCTCTATGACCGAGTGATGCTTCCATTGGCATCAAAGATCAAAGGAAGACCAGTTCGTCTAAAACCTATAGTCAGAATGGGAATTGGCATATTTGTCTCTTGCATGTCCATGGTAGTCTCTGGTATTATTGAACATGTTCGACGAAGAAAAGCAATCTATCAAGGGCTGTTGAGCAACTCGCAGGGTTTGGTGGAGATGTCAGCATTGTGGCTCATAATACCAAGCTGTTTAAATGGGATAGCAGAGGCATTCAGCTCGATCGGCTCCACAGAGTTCTATTATTCGGAGTTACCAAGGAGTATGTCAAGTATTGCATCAGCTCTTTTAGGATTGGGAATGGCAGTGGCAAGTCTTTTAGCAAGTGTGATTTTGAGTGCTGTGGATAAGTACACCAAAGGAGAAGGGAAAGAAAGTTGGGTTTCAAGCAATATCAACAAGGGACACTATGAGTATTACTACTGGTTTCTTGCTCTATTGACAGCTTTCAATCTGATTTATTTTGTGGCTTGTTGCTGGCAATATGGAACCTCTGTTGAAGTTGACATCACTATCAAAATGATGGAGCTTAGTGATGATGATGACTGATTAGTTTTGCCAAATTCATTCTTTTGGGCCCCAAAAAATTCAGGATGATTTGACAAGTATGcttattacatttatttaattagtttctGGAAATGTGCGTTATCATTCACCTCAAAAAACTTGATAAAATGTTTGTattgtaaataataaattagaatGTACATATATTATTCGACTTTCTTTGTACTATAAagattaaatcaaaacatatataagagaaagtaacaacttttaagTTGAAGCTAAAATATGTCGCAAACTTGATGCTGCCTTacagacatatatatatatgtataaagtgtttatttcataaaattaactattttgCATGAAGTTAGTTAGTTCTTGCATAAATATTTTGTGtcaaattaattcacaaaacaAGGAGAAATACCTTATAAGGGACAAGCTTAGTGCAGGCTTCAATTCCTCAGCTTGTTTTCTTCTGAACTCAGCTAGAGTCAGGAAAAACAATTGCACACACCACTTCACCATAGTCTTTCTCAGGTAATCCTAACACACAACGTTCTGATATAGCTGGATATTGTGGAGAGTGTGTAGCATCCAAGGGAATCCTGGTCCAACAGAGTGCAGTTTGAGATATTCAGCAAACAGAACAGATTGTATTGTACACAAAGAATGCAGAATAGTTGTCATAGATGCAAATATCTAACAAACTCTATTAAGAGATTAATAGTGGGACAAGCAAAGAGGAAAAGAAATGCAACCTTTCACACAGTATTACGGAaatgttgattttttaattagaaattttaagtttaaattttgTGCGAATAGTATTTAAAGTTAGAAAGTCAGACTTCGATACAATATATACTATatgacaaaaaatcaaaaaagaaaaataagaagacaTGGAAATATGGAAATATGTGATGATGTGGTCAATGgtattaattagaattttatatagagagagataaaatattatataaaaagtggGAAGACATAGAAATATGTGATGATGAGTCGTGCCTTTTTCTTGCATTTGCTAACCGGCAGCTGCATTCACTTCCCCATCATTATTTTGTTTCTGTAGATTCAGCGGTTGTCTGttttatcatctttttttccattttgactTAGcgtttttcattgttttaactTCCTTCATCCCCAATTCCTCTGATTAATAACCTCCAGTAAGTGAGGAGATGGAGCAAGAAATGGAGGAGTTTCTTCCTTTAAATCAAGGATCTAAAATGGAGGATTCAGAGAGGCAAACTTATTCACATTCTTCTCTGATTCCAATTAAAAGTAGAAACAAGGGTGGACTTATGACTATGCCTTTTATCATAGGTAATGgagtatttcaaatattttggggattttttgtttgttttataattaagttttattttgaatcatttcAGCAAATGAGGCACTGGAGAATGTGGCTAGCTATGGGCTTTTACCAAATATGACATTTTATCTGATGAGAGAATACAGGATGGACATTACTGCAACTCAAAATCTTCTATTTTTCTGGTCAGCTGCTACCAATTTTTTGCCTATTGTTGGAGCTGTTGTTGCTGATTCCTATTTAGGTCGGTTCCTCACTATTGGCCTTGGTTCCATCTTCAGTTTCATGGTAACTTACTTTTCACTTAAAACTAATCTGTTGCTAATTAGTGTTTTATAGTTTCCGATTTCATCTTTCTTCTCGTTCAGGTCGAGGTCACCAATTATTAAGTCTTTGTCAGCGTAATCTGTATGATCTATAGGTCATTGTAGAATCAACCACTAATGCTTGCGCGATGCTATAGGTTTGTTGTAATGTTAGTGTTTTTTTGCGAGTGCGCACCTGATATGTTCAGTTGGACCTGTTAGTTATACAGTATATTTTTCTATGCCCATAAGACAAGAGGATTGTAGTTAACTTACTGACTTTTAACACGTCAATGTCCTCTTGTTGCAGGGAACAGCAGTGTTGTGGTTAACAGCTATGATTCCGAGA encodes the following:
- the LOC112940035 gene encoding protein NRT1/ PTR FAMILY 1.2; translation: MAEYVPLSQMEDSEKQNSSIKSRKKGGLITIPFIIANEALESVASYGLLPNMTFYLMRDYRMDITTTQNLLFFWSAATNFLPIVGAVVADSYLGRFLTIGLGSIFSFMGTVVLWLTAMIPKARPPPCNQSGQACKSTTTSQYMLLVFSFLLMSIGAGGIRSSSLAFGANQLDKGDNNPNKYKMMESFFTWYYTLCVASVLIALTGIVYLQDRLGWKVGFGVPAILMFLSALSFYLASPFYIKPKVRSNVFASFIQVIVVACKNRKLHYPNQNSDYHHKNGSGPQVPTEKLRFLNKACIIKRPEDVKPNGVAANPWNLCTVEQVEELKALIRVLPLWSTGIMISINMSQSSFPLLQAQSMDRHLTKGFEIPAGSFGMFMMIALTIWVFLYDRVMLPLASKIKGRPVRLKPIVRMGIGIFVSCMSMVVSGIIEHVRRRKAIYQGLLSNSQGLVEMSALWLIIPSCLNGIAEAFSSIGSTEFYYSELPRSMSSIASALLGLGMAVASLLASVILSAVDKYTKGEGKESWVSSNINKGHYEYYYWFLALLTAFNLIYFVACCWQYGTSVEVDITIKMMELSDDDD